Proteins co-encoded in one Amaranthus tricolor cultivar Red isolate AtriRed21 chromosome 7, ASM2621246v1, whole genome shotgun sequence genomic window:
- the LOC130817687 gene encoding uncharacterized protein LOC130817687, whose amino-acid sequence MEARMEAVEAFVQMIMQRGFPQGQPHHPNNDQEDKMLRIDMKEFDGQSSNPEDYIEWEASMERYFEYRGTTPEGQYKVAKMKLTKLAAMWLEGIQRQRAREHRERIDTWDKLKKHLNRKYVPINFKHQMYIKWSTLSQKGRTVTEYIHEWEKLVVMCDIEDAEDLKLTKFLSGLREDIRDQLMTMPTLDLQTAFNLAPIYEQNFNKRRVTGNNYNRSPKAYPSKQSRPISPKTQRKTEQNLNAPDRIPIPLNKVVCFKCHGHGHYKKDCPNIRVFTAQEWREIKEDTQPKMMLVVRNGRVEEDWPPVAEHEPDGSYRVDEFGKTVRYEHSTDEEEIEEGLEKVLPEEGYYNLIIRRSLHTTYAEEENNQRENIFQTKCKVKDQVCDMIIDGGSESNCVSLALVTDLNLKTRPHAHPYKLKWLDNNATGTVSKQCLIGFTIGSYKDQVLCDVLDMNACHVLLGRPWQYDKRSMHNGFTNTYIIKHEGKLKELVPLPPHRTVPPPVREPVHLISRKVCEREIKNKNEVYVLVTKEVEQAAEIPQAVKPLLQQFKDVFPDELPEGLPPVRGIEHQIDLIPGAPLPNKPAYRANPTETKELQRQVEELLHKGYVRESLSPCAVPTLLVPKKDGTWRMCIDSRSVNNITIKYRFPIPRIDDMLDELSGAHWFSKEPPAPL is encoded by the exons ATGGAAGCAAGAATGGAGGCTGTAGAGGCATTCGTACAAATGATAATGCAAAGAGGATTTCCACAGGGACAACCCCATCACCCTAATAATGATCAGGAGGATAAAATGTTGAGGATAGACATGAAGGAATTTGATGGACAGTCCAGCAATCCTGAGGATTATATAGAATGGGAAGCAAGTATGGAGAGATACTTTGAATATAGAGGAACTACACCTGAAGGACAGtacaaagtggcaaaaatgaaaCTCACTAAACTTGCTGCTATGTGGTTGGAAGGAATACAAAGGCAGAGGGCAAGGGAACATAGGGAAAGAATTGATACTTGGGATAAATTGAAAAAGCACTTGAACAGGAAGTATGTTCCCATCAATTTCAAGCATCAAATGTACATTAAGTGGAGCACTCTTAGTCAAAAGGGCAGAACTGTGACTGAATACATACATGAATGGGAAAAGTTGGTGGTGATGTGTGATATAGAGGATGCAGAGGACTTGAAACTGACTAAGTTTTTATCTGGGTTGAGAGAAGACATTAGGGATCAACTCATGACCATGCCTACACTAGACCTACAAACAGCTTTTAACCTAGCCCCAATCTATGAGCAAAACTTCAACAAGAGAAGGGTAACAGGGAACAACTACAACAGATCCCCTAAGGCATACCCATCCAAACAATCTAGACCTATATCACCCAAGACCCAGAGAAAAACAGAGCAAAACCTCAATGCCCCTGACAGAATACCTATACCCTTGAACAAAGTGGTTTGCTTTAAATGCCATGGACATGGACATTATAAAAAGGATTGCCCCAACATCAGAGTTTTCACTGCTCAGGAATGGAGGGAAATCAAGGAGGATACCCAACCCAAGATGATGTTAGTAGTAAGAAATGGTAGGGTGGAGGAGGATTGGCCTCCAGTGGCTGAACATGAGCCAGATGGATCTTACAGAGTTGATGAATTTGGCAAAACAGTAAGGTATGAACATAGTACTGATGAAGAAGAGATTGAGGAAGGATTGGAGAAGGTTTTACCTGAGGAAGGCTACTACAACCTGATTATAAGGAGAAGCCTACACACTACTTATGCTGAAGAAGAAAACAACCAGAGGGAAAATATCTTTCAAACAAAGTGTAAGGTAAAAGACCAAGTCTGTGACATGattattgatggaggaagtgaaTCAAACTGTGTTAGCTTGGCTTTAGTGACAGATCTGAATTTGAAAACTAGACCTCATGCACACCCATACAAACTGAAATGGCTGGACAACAATGCTACTGGTACAGTAAGTAAACAATGTTTAATAGGGTTTACTATTGGATCATATAAGGATCAAGTGTTGTGTGATGTGCTAGATATGAATGCTTGCCATGTACTATTGGGTAGACCATGGCAGTATGACAAGAGGAGCATGCACAATGGGTTTACAAACACCTATATCATAAAGCATGAAGGAAAGCTCAAGGAGTTAGTTCCCCTGCCTCCCCACAGAACTGTTCCCCCTCCTGTAAGGGAACCTGTACATTTGATCAGTAGGAAGGTTTGTGAGAGGgaaataaagaataagaatgaGGTATATGTCTTAGTCACTAAGGAAGTAGAGCAAGCAGCAGAAATACCTCAAGCAGTAAAACCCCTGTTACAGCAGTTCAAGGATGTGTTCCCTGATGAGTTGCCTGAAGGTTTGCCTCCTGTAAGGGGAATTGAACACCAGATTGACCTTATACCAGGAGCTCCTTTACCCAATAAACCAGCTTACAGAGCCAATCCCACAGAAACCAAGGAACTACAAAGACAAGTTGAGGAGTTACTACACAAGGGATATGTAAGGGAGAGCCTCAGTCCATGTGCAGTGCCCACTCTGCTTGTACCAAAaaaagatgggacttggaggatgTGCATAGACAGCAGAAGTGTtaacaacataaccatcaaatatAGGTTTCCCATACCTAGGATAGATGATATGTTGGATGAACTATCAGGTGCCCACTGGTTCAGCAAG GAGCCCCCAGCACCTTTATGA